A portion of the Malassezia japonica chromosome 3, complete sequence genome contains these proteins:
- a CDS encoding uncharacterized protein (EggNog:ENOG503NUZA; COG:Q) translates to MSSPQNFREPFTIDVVIRALDKVPFSPPFLVILPVLALFLDRRGESVQDVISNLPTFAAWKELLFDRYKWFGRAMIFIALKMLSRCLSRRAANNGVPKADPPNWKKDVLVITGGSAGIGKDIVELLSRRYQARIAVLDIATPTYVAATNGAPPILWIKTDVTKREAIAAANKKIIETFGEPPSFVVSCAGIAIGGPVLSVSPESVLKTMQINAIANIHMAQEFVPHMVQQNHGHYVTVASSASYYTPPMLSSYCMSKAAALAFHEELRTELRVLYKAPRVRTSIVTPTKVRTLLGHALKDTDNAFISPTLEPVQVAEAVVGAVNSGLSQAISQPLMTKLLPFVRAMPDWYRKLIEIVGKTDSAVTADSIREGLRAGYGKNWSEDDFKSILGEMDSNYNKSQ, encoded by the coding sequence ATGTCTTCACCTCAAAACTTCCGCGAGCCGTTCACGATCGATGTTGTGATCCGTGCACTGGACAAGGTGCCGTTCAGCCCTCCTTTCCTGGTGATCCTTCCTGTCCTTGCGCTCTtcctcgaccgccgcggAGAGTCCGTGCAGGATGTGATTAGCAATCTCCCCACGTTCGCTGCCTGGAAGGAGCTCCTGTTTGACCGCTACAAGTGGTTCGGCCGTGCAATGATCTTTATTGCGCTCAAGATGCTCTCGCGCTGTctctcgcgccgcgccgcgaaCAACGGCGTGCCGAAGGCCGACCCCCCGAACTGGAAGAAGGACGTGCTGGTCATCACCGGCGGCTCTGCCGGTATCGGCAAGGACATTGTCGAGTTGCTCTCGCGCCGTTACCAGGCGCGCATTGCCGTCCTCGACATTGCTACGCCGACCTATGTGGCCGCCACGAACGGTGCGCCCCCGATCCTCTGGATCAAGACGGACGTGACaaagcgcgaggcgattGCGGCTGCGAACAAGAAGATCATCGAGACGTTTGGCGAGCCGCCGTCGTTTGTGGTCTCGTGCGCCGGCATTGCGATTGGCGGACCCGTACTCTCTGTTTCGCCCGAGTCGGTGCTCAAGACGATGCAGATCAATGCCATCGCCAACATTCACATGGCGCAAGAGTTTGTGCCGCATATGGTCCAGCAGAACCACGGCCACTACGTTACCGTCgccagctcggcctcgtaCTACACCCCCCCTATGCTTTCGAGCTACTGCATGAgcaaggccgccgcgctcgcttTCCATGAGGAGCTCCGTACGGAGCTGCGCGTTCTTTACAAGGCCCcccgcgtgcgcacgtcgaTCGTTACACCTACcaaggtgcgcacgctccttgGCCATGCCCTGAAGGATACCGACAATGCGTTCATTAGCCCTACGCTCGAGCCGGtccaggtcgccgaggccgtggtcggcgcggtgaACAGTGGTCTTTCGCAGGCGATTTCGCAGCCTCTGATGACCAAGCTGCTGCCGTTTGTGCGTGCCATGCCCGACTGGTACCGCAAGCTGATCGAGATTGTCGGCAAGACCGACAGCGCAGTTACCGCCGACTCGATCCGCGAGGGTCTGCGTGCTGGCTACGGCAAGAACTGGTCCGAGGACGACTTCAAGTCGATTCTTGGCGAGATGGACTCGAACTACAACAAGTCGCAGTAA